A genome region from Lutra lutra chromosome 11, mLutLut1.2, whole genome shotgun sequence includes the following:
- the PPIA gene encoding peptidyl-prolyl cis-trans isomerase A, giving the protein MVNPTVFFDIAVDGEPLGRVSFELFADKVPKTAENFRALSTGEKGFGYKGSCFHRIIPGFMCQGGDFTRHNGTGGKSIYGEKFDDENFILKHTGPGILSMANAGPNTNGSQFFICTAKTEWLDGKHVVFGKVKEGMNIVEAMERFGSRNGKTSKKITIADCGQI; this is encoded by the exons ATGGTCAACCCCACCGTGTTCTTCGACATCGCCGTGGACGGCGAGCCCTTGGGCCGCGTCTCCTTCGAG CTGTTCGCGGACAAGGTACCGAAGACGGCAG AGAACTTCCGCGCTCTGAGCACCGGGGAGAAGGGATTCGGTTACAAAGGTTCCTGCTTCCACAGGATCATCCCGGGATTTATGTGCCAG GGTGGGGACTTCACACGCCATAACGGCACTGGTGGCAAGTCCATCTACGGGGAGAAGTTTGACGACGAGAACTTCATCCTGAAGCACACGGGTCCTGGCATCCTGTCCATGGCCAACGCTGGACCCAACACGAACGGCTCCCAGTTCTTCATCTGCACGGCCAAGACCGAGTG GTTGGACGGCAAGCACGTGGTCTTTGGCAAGGTCAAAGAGGGCATGAACATCGTGGAGGCCATGGAGCGCTTCGGGTCCAGGAACGGCAAGACCAGCAAGAAGATCACCATTGCTGACTGTGGACAGATCTGA